In Bacillus sp. SM2101, the following are encoded in one genomic region:
- the cspD gene encoding cold-shock protein CspD: MQNGKVKWFNNEKGYGFIEVEGGDDVFVHFTAIQGDGYKSLEEGQKVSFEIVDGNRGAQAANVVKL; encoded by the coding sequence ATGCAAAACGGTAAAGTAAAATGGTTTAATAATGAAAAAGGTTATGGATTTATTGAAGTTGAAGGTGGAGATGACGTATTCGTTCACTTCACAGCTATTCAAGGTGATGGATATAAATCATTGGAAGAAGGTCAAAAAGTTTCCTTTGAAATTGTTGATGGAAACCGAGGGGCTCAAGCAGCCAATGTTGTAAAACTATAA
- a CDS encoding DUF2564 family protein produces the protein MYVLTNEENEVYTGYNDIQDLNMSIQSAQKIVGRATMSMDEEQLEGATQAVSEARSKLVDANANSTGFDNEFLQQSEKLLSQCEEQLNEAKQ, from the coding sequence GTGTATGTATTGACTAATGAAGAAAATGAAGTATACACAGGATATAATGATATACAAGATCTTAATATGTCAATTCAAAGTGCACAAAAAATAGTAGGACGTGCCACGATGAGTATGGATGAAGAACAACTAGAGGGAGCTACTCAGGCTGTTTCAGAAGCACGTTCTAAGCTTGTAGATGCAAATGCAAACTCAACTGGTTTTGATAATGAATTTTTACAACAATCAGAGAAATTATTATCACAATGTGAAGAGCAGCTCAATGAAGCAAAGCAGTAA
- a CDS encoding ribonuclease H family protein, whose product MKVRIEWTYKTINKQVITLTSEEISVEAALSISEDFERTGRTNELLFYDEKDNKWTKKELIRLSKELETEPNDIIVYFDGGYDNNNKQAGLGAVIYYSQNNKKYRLRSNALFSEIETNNEAEYAALWYLLGQVEELGIHHISVTFRGDSHVVLKQLSGDWPCFDEVYNTWLDKIEDKIRQLGIHPHYDPISRKQNGEADQLASQALEGIVIHSNVEI is encoded by the coding sequence ATGAAAGTTAGAATTGAATGGACTTATAAAACAATCAATAAGCAAGTTATAACGTTAACATCTGAGGAAATTAGCGTGGAAGCTGCTCTTTCAATCAGTGAAGATTTCGAACGTACTGGACGAACAAACGAGTTATTATTTTATGATGAAAAAGATAACAAATGGACGAAGAAGGAACTAATTAGGCTTTCTAAAGAACTAGAAACTGAACCAAACGATATAATTGTATATTTTGATGGTGGTTATGATAACAATAACAAACAAGCAGGGCTTGGTGCAGTTATTTATTATAGTCAAAACAACAAAAAATATCGTTTAAGGTCCAATGCGTTATTTTCAGAAATTGAAACAAATAATGAAGCTGAATATGCAGCGCTTTGGTACTTACTGGGGCAAGTAGAAGAGTTAGGTATTCACCATATCTCTGTTACATTTCGTGGAGATTCACATGTAGTACTCAAACAGCTTTCAGGTGATTGGCCATGCTTTGATGAGGTATATAATACATGGTTAGATAAAATAGAGGATAAGATACGGCAATTAGGTATTCATCCTCATTACGACCCAATTTCAAGAAAGCAAAATGGTGAGGCTGATCAGCTTGCAAGCCAAGCGTTGGAAGGGATAGTCATTCACAGTAATGTAGAAATTTAA
- a CDS encoding DMT family transporter, with translation MRKSVVADGALLLIAFVWGTTFVLVQNAISFLHPFSFNGIRFFIAGIFLLCWLIMFNKQQLKQLNATMFMSGVILGIWLFLGYAFQTFGLLYTTSSKAGFITGLSVVLVPIFAVFLLKNSMTRNGIAGAMLATIGLYMLTMGDEVSINRGDVLVLFCAVSFAMHIILTGKYTKRFPSLILTVTQILTVAFLSLLLAFLFEDWRNQLQINILLQKEVFIALVVTSIFATALAFLGQTFFQKSATPTRVALIFATEPVFASLAGFFWANEQLSHIAIIGCICIFSGMVLSELPERKNKEVKCSTGVD, from the coding sequence TTGAGAAAGTCCGTCGTTGCAGATGGTGCTCTATTACTTATAGCTTTCGTATGGGGTACCACTTTTGTTCTCGTGCAAAATGCTATTTCTTTTTTACATCCATTTTCCTTCAATGGTATTCGTTTTTTTATAGCTGGAATATTTTTATTGTGCTGGCTTATTATGTTTAATAAACAACAATTAAAACAGCTAAATGCAACAATGTTCATGTCTGGAGTAATATTAGGCATTTGGCTCTTTCTTGGTTATGCATTTCAAACATTTGGATTATTGTACACAACTTCATCTAAAGCTGGATTTATTACTGGTCTAAGTGTTGTACTCGTTCCTATATTCGCGGTTTTTTTATTAAAAAATAGCATGACACGTAATGGCATAGCTGGTGCTATGCTAGCGACGATAGGTCTTTATATGCTAACGATGGGTGACGAAGTTTCAATTAATCGGGGTGATGTTCTTGTACTATTTTGTGCCGTATCATTTGCGATGCATATTATATTAACAGGTAAATACACGAAGCGTTTCCCGAGTTTAATTCTAACTGTCACGCAAATCTTAACGGTGGCTTTTTTATCATTATTACTAGCGTTTCTTTTTGAAGATTGGAGAAATCAATTACAAATAAACATTTTACTTCAGAAGGAAGTATTTATAGCTTTAGTAGTTACTTCAATCTTTGCAACAGCCTTAGCATTTTTAGGACAAACTTTTTTTCAAAAGTCCGCTACTCCTACTCGAGTTGCGTTAATATTTGCAACTGAACCAGTATTTGCTTCTTTAGCCGGATTTTTTTGGGCGAATGAGCAATTAAGCCACATTGCAATTATAGGCTGTATTTGCATTTTTAGTGGCATGGTGCTATCAGAATTACCTGAAAGGAAAAATAAAGAAGTGAAATGTAGTACAGGAGTCGATTAG
- a CDS encoding DUF6123 family protein, translated as MIKHKAFTVEEYIQYLTNKGFHFREDALGFITFGQQYTKSTDELVNSAIEITLKVQKEFDGSFFVSLLESFQENNIKTREEAVQFAYIKNLM; from the coding sequence ATGATAAAACATAAGGCTTTTACAGTCGAAGAATACATTCAATACTTAACTAATAAAGGCTTTCATTTCCGAGAAGATGCGCTAGGATTTATTACATTCGGTCAGCAATACACAAAATCAACAGATGAACTAGTTAATTCAGCGATAGAAATAACTTTAAAGGTACAAAAGGAGTTTGATGGAAGTTTTTTTGTCTCTTTACTAGAATCTTTCCAAGAGAACAACATTAAAACTCGCGAAGAAGCTGTACAATTTGCCTACATTAAAAACCTTATGTAA
- the sspL gene encoding small, acid-soluble spore protein L encodes MTKQSKTRGRVSSGVNPQGYGQGSAANNSPKSKLENVAKMKNTK; translated from the coding sequence TTGACTAAACAAAGTAAAACGAGAGGGCGAGTTAGTTCAGGAGTAAATCCACAAGGTTATGGACAAGGATCTGCTGCAAACAATTCTCCAAAAAGCAAGCTAGAGAATGTTGCAAAGATGAAAAATACAAAATAA
- a CDS encoding sulfurtransferase translates to MKHIVEVDWLHKHISNVRIIDCRFHLEDPAAGLNSYIQGHIPGALYFDLDKDLSGPIEKYGGRHPLPNIEEFCEKLYAAGIDQHTRVVAYDDQGGAFASRFCWMLLYVGLKHVQILNGGYTAWKERHMPITADIPTVTRSFFTPRIQHDMLVTMEEVKMHSQRNDAVIIDSRENSRYAGIEEPIDQLAGHIPSAINYYWKDSLHSNGMWKTSDEQISRFLQLDKDENIIVYCGSGVTACPNYLSLKEAGYNNIKLYVGSWSDWISYDDNEIVKN, encoded by the coding sequence ATGAAACATATTGTTGAAGTCGATTGGTTACACAAACATATTTCAAATGTTCGAATCATTGATTGTAGATTTCACTTAGAAGACCCTGCGGCAGGATTAAACAGCTATATACAAGGGCATATCCCAGGTGCATTGTATTTTGATTTAGATAAGGACCTATCAGGCCCTATTGAAAAGTACGGAGGCCGTCATCCACTGCCAAACATTGAAGAATTCTGTGAAAAATTATATGCAGCAGGAATTGATCAACATACTAGGGTAGTAGCTTATGACGATCAAGGAGGAGCCTTTGCATCACGTTTTTGCTGGATGTTATTATATGTTGGATTAAAGCATGTACAAATTTTGAATGGTGGATATACCGCATGGAAAGAAAGGCACATGCCAATAACAGCGGATATACCAACAGTAACAAGAAGTTTTTTTACTCCGCGTATTCAGCATGATATGTTGGTAACTATGGAAGAAGTTAAAATGCATAGCCAACGTAATGACGCTGTTATTATTGATTCGAGAGAAAATAGTAGATATGCAGGAATTGAAGAACCTATTGATCAGCTTGCTGGACATATTCCATCAGCTATTAATTACTATTGGAAAGATAGTCTACATTCCAATGGTATGTGGAAAACGAGTGATGAGCAGATTAGCAGGTTCTTACAACTCGATAAGGATGAAAATATAATCGTCTATTGTGGATCTGGCGTTACTGCATGCCCAAATTATTTGTCTTTAAAAGAAGCTGGCTATAATAATATTAAACTCTATGTGGGCAGCTGGAGTGATTGGATATCGTATGATGATAATGAAATTGTAAAAAATTAA
- a CDS encoding YpbS family protein, with the protein MSEVHKAITSHSQSQHRHIQIFVQLDNQREALIEEALELCKANQPYSVDGINEITSQINALASKGVSPTRKYVTNMMVKEYAQKLVVNKLGQ; encoded by the coding sequence ATGTCAGAAGTACACAAAGCAATTACGAGTCATTCACAAAGTCAGCATCGCCATATTCAGATTTTTGTACAATTGGACAATCAAAGAGAAGCTTTAATTGAAGAGGCTCTTGAATTGTGTAAAGCGAATCAACCTTATTCTGTTGATGGCATTAACGAAATAACAAGTCAAATAAATGCACTAGCTAGTAAGGGAGTTAGTCCTACGAGGAAATATGTTACTAACATGATGGTTAAAGAGTACGCACAAAAGCTTGTTGTAAATAAATTGGGTCAGTAA
- a CDS encoding dynamin family protein: MGQTGVKKYTTQNITSGLFDIYHKINDEGDSQTASKIVQLMKKLQSEEFTIGFCGHFSAGKSSMINELIGEQLLPTSPIPTSANLVKVKRGNKYARVYFHSGEVVQYEGPYNYELVKSLCKDGDSVASIELSVETTSIPLGVSIMDTPGIDSTDDAHRLATESALHIADTIFFVMDYNHVQSEENFLFAKELKDRGKEVYLIINQIDKHQEQEVSFFDFANGVKNSFLNWKVEADGIFYTSLKKKDHPLNELASVKKLLQKKINEKDSLLIKTSLLAAEKLLNEHLQYYVNKTLDQQNIFEKTLSHLPVNEREELLSNINNVQQEIDEKQQALESAELNCKKDIQAILDNAYLMPYSTREHARAFIEASQADFKIGLFSSKKKIAKEREDRLDVLCEDIKDKISSQLEWHIKDYFLEFCKKQAILEDELTRDIQTFSITLESSMLENILKKGARLTGDYVLTYTNDVVQMIKRMCRDETYEIINKIIIELNKHTSTQIDMLQNILKQQNNLMDAKSGLDQLVSMEERHRKSLNNLLHRQNELPQDNEELKALLEEHIVFTSMEDANQDNEVTDSQVIHSSLDNTNLTLRNNRNQGGRVNETIKYLNHVCNQISATPGFATVVKELREKSERLENRNFTVALFGAFSAGKSSFANALLGDKVLPVSPNPTTATINKIIPPSDEFPHGTVKVKLKTQQQIFEDVQQSLKIFNLKASTLEDAIKLLKQGTYRQQVIDSRDQSHYSFLHAVCSGYATMSKNLGSIITTSLAAFSDYVSVEEKACFVEWIELAFDSELTRQGISLVDTPGADSVNARHTDVAFDYIKNADAILFVTYYNHAFSKADREFIIQLGRVKDTFSMDKMFFVVNASDLAHSEEELGSVMNFVDEQLVSYGIRDPRLYPISSHKALTAKQNDSNDADVEMGDYSGILRFERDFKTFIIEELAEITISSAYTDIEKVNNMLDDYIKTATTSNDEKNSKLLAATDERESIRSIISTYQIDSQKRSIDQEITELVYYIQQRNFLRFSDLFKESFNPSTLREDGKNIQVKLEGALEELLSAISFDLEQEIRATSLRVEAFLRKQVAEILEDINIRIVGINDHLQFNINSEFEFPTPAFHYPFIGDQVNKNKVIGMYKNAKTFFEKHGKQKMSDEIVKQLEEPIHSFLKAMKTQVTSHYQYNFDQYVQASLQKLLNENEDYYEGIILALSDNVDVSLLQEIRQSIVSYMDI; encoded by the coding sequence ATGGGGCAAACAGGGGTTAAAAAGTACACAACTCAAAATATTACGAGTGGATTGTTCGATATTTATCATAAAATTAATGATGAAGGTGATAGCCAAACCGCGTCGAAAATTGTTCAATTAATGAAAAAACTTCAAAGTGAGGAATTTACCATTGGTTTTTGTGGCCATTTTTCGGCAGGGAAGTCAAGTATGATCAATGAATTAATAGGTGAACAGCTATTGCCTACTAGTCCGATTCCGACAAGTGCCAACCTTGTTAAAGTAAAGAGGGGAAACAAGTATGCACGCGTTTACTTTCATAGTGGTGAAGTGGTGCAATATGAAGGTCCGTATAATTATGAACTTGTGAAATCTCTTTGTAAAGATGGTGATTCAGTCGCATCTATTGAACTTAGTGTAGAAACAACTTCCATTCCGTTAGGGGTTTCAATTATGGATACTCCTGGGATCGACTCTACTGATGATGCGCATCGTTTGGCGACCGAATCGGCTCTTCACATCGCAGATACGATATTTTTTGTAATGGATTATAACCATGTACAATCAGAAGAAAATTTTCTATTTGCAAAGGAATTAAAGGATCGTGGAAAAGAAGTATATTTAATCATTAATCAAATTGATAAGCACCAGGAACAGGAAGTTAGTTTTTTTGATTTTGCAAACGGTGTTAAAAATTCTTTTTTAAATTGGAAAGTTGAAGCAGATGGTATATTTTACACATCTTTAAAGAAAAAGGATCATCCATTAAATGAATTAGCTAGCGTCAAAAAATTGTTGCAGAAAAAAATCAACGAAAAGGATAGCCTCCTCATAAAAACTAGCTTATTAGCGGCTGAAAAATTACTAAATGAACATTTGCAATATTATGTAAACAAAACATTAGATCAGCAAAATATATTTGAAAAAACTCTTTCTCATTTACCTGTAAATGAACGAGAAGAACTTCTATCAAACATAAATAATGTACAACAAGAAATCGATGAGAAACAACAAGCATTGGAAAGCGCAGAGTTAAATTGCAAAAAAGACATACAGGCTATTTTAGACAATGCATATCTTATGCCATATTCTACTAGAGAACATGCAAGAGCATTTATTGAAGCTAGTCAAGCTGATTTCAAAATAGGATTATTCAGCTCCAAAAAGAAAATTGCAAAGGAACGAGAAGATCGCTTAGATGTACTGTGTGAAGATATAAAGGATAAGATTTCTTCACAACTGGAATGGCATATTAAGGATTATTTTTTAGAATTCTGTAAAAAACAGGCTATTCTTGAAGATGAATTGACTAGAGACATTCAAACTTTCTCCATTACACTTGAATCTTCTATGCTGGAAAACATATTAAAAAAAGGAGCAAGACTAACGGGTGATTATGTCCTGACATATACGAATGATGTAGTTCAAATGATTAAGAGGATGTGTCGTGATGAAACATATGAAATTATTAATAAAATAATCATTGAGTTGAACAAGCATACGAGTACACAAATTGATATGTTACAAAATATACTTAAGCAGCAAAACAATTTGATGGATGCTAAATCAGGGCTTGATCAATTGGTATCGATGGAGGAGAGACATAGAAAATCTCTAAATAATCTTCTTCATAGACAAAATGAACTTCCTCAGGATAATGAAGAGTTGAAAGCTTTATTGGAAGAACATATTGTCTTTACTTCAATGGAAGATGCAAATCAAGATAATGAAGTAACTGATAGTCAAGTGATTCATAGCAGTTTAGATAATACAAACTTGACACTACGTAACAATCGTAATCAAGGGGGGCGCGTTAACGAAACGATTAAATACTTAAACCATGTTTGCAATCAAATATCAGCAACACCTGGTTTTGCAACGGTTGTTAAAGAGCTACGTGAAAAGTCTGAAAGGCTTGAAAATAGAAACTTTACAGTCGCATTATTTGGAGCTTTTAGTGCAGGTAAATCATCGTTTGCGAATGCGCTCCTAGGAGATAAGGTATTACCAGTTTCACCTAATCCGACAACAGCAACGATTAACAAAATTATTCCACCATCTGACGAATTTCCACATGGGACGGTAAAAGTTAAATTAAAGACACAGCAACAAATATTTGAAGATGTGCAACAATCGTTAAAAATATTTAATTTGAAAGCTAGCACTTTGGAAGATGCGATTAAGTTATTAAAGCAAGGTACATATCGTCAGCAGGTTATTGATAGTCGAGATCAATCACATTATTCTTTTCTACATGCTGTTTGTAGTGGATATGCTACAATGTCCAAAAACTTAGGCTCTATCATCACCACTAGCCTTGCTGCCTTTTCCGACTATGTATCTGTAGAAGAAAAAGCGTGCTTCGTTGAATGGATTGAACTAGCCTTTGATAGTGAGTTAACACGCCAAGGTATATCATTAGTTGACACTCCAGGTGCGGACTCAGTGAACGCTCGACATACAGATGTAGCATTCGATTATATTAAAAATGCAGATGCCATTCTATTTGTCACTTACTATAACCATGCGTTTTCCAAAGCAGATAGAGAATTTATTATTCAGCTCGGAAGAGTGAAAGATACTTTTAGTATGGATAAAATGTTCTTTGTAGTTAACGCATCTGATTTGGCTCATTCAGAAGAGGAACTCGGTTCAGTTATGAACTTTGTTGACGAGCAACTTGTCTCTTACGGTATAAGGGACCCACGTCTTTATCCAATCTCTAGTCATAAGGCGCTAACAGCAAAACAAAATGATTCTAATGATGCTGATGTTGAGATGGGAGACTATTCAGGAATCTTACGTTTTGAACGAGATTTTAAAACATTTATCATCGAAGAACTGGCAGAGATCACGATAAGCTCTGCTTACACGGATATAGAGAAAGTAAACAATATGTTAGATGACTATATCAAAACAGCAACTACCAGCAATGACGAAAAAAATAGCAAGCTGTTAGCAGCCACAGATGAACGAGAAAGCATTCGATCTATCATTAGCACTTACCAGATCGACAGTCAAAAGCGGTCAATTGATCAAGAAATAACAGAATTAGTCTATTATATTCAACAACGGAACTTTTTACGTTTTTCAGATTTATTTAAAGAAAGTTTTAACCCTTCGACCTTACGTGAAGATGGTAAAAATATTCAAGTGAAATTGGAAGGTGCATTAGAGGAATTACTGTCGGCAATATCGTTCGATTTAGAACAGGAAATACGGGCAACTAGTCTACGTGTTGAAGCATTTTTACGAAAACAAGTTGCTGAAATATTAGAAGATATAAATATTCGTATTGTGGGAATAAACGATCATTTACAATTTAATATAAATAGTGAGTTTGAGTTTCCTACACCAGCTTTTCACTATCCTTTTATTGGAGATCAAGTCAATAAAAATAAAGTAATAGGGATGTATAAAAACGCAAAAACTTTCTTCGAAAAACACGGTAAACAAAAGATGAGTGATGAAATAGTTAAGCAATTAGAGGAGCCTATACATAGCTTTTTAAAAGCTATGAAAACTCAAGTGACAAGCCATTACCAGTATAATTTCGACCAATATGTACAAGCATCTCTGCAAAAGTTATTAAACGAAAATGAAGATTATTATGAAGGAATAATTCTTGCATTATCAGATAATGTAGATGTATCCTTGTTACAGGAAATACGCCAATCTATAGTGAGTTATATGGATATTTAG
- a CDS encoding chemotaxis protein CheX produces MATLSSKVTGVLNSTIHVVKTVVPIDVTIDKPALFTQPLLQSSMGVLIGITGDIRGRLIIEGNPTVFGGVGEIMFGMPLEGEMLESFTGEFGNMIAGNLSTQLSQQGINIDITPPTVLVGQTKIYGFEKAFRVPIQVEAMGEMQIILMIEM; encoded by the coding sequence TTGGCCACATTAAGTTCAAAAGTAACAGGTGTTTTAAACAGCACTATTCATGTAGTTAAAACCGTAGTACCAATAGATGTAACAATTGATAAACCAGCGTTATTCACTCAACCGTTACTGCAATCCTCAATGGGCGTGTTAATTGGTATAACTGGGGATATAAGAGGAAGGTTAATAATAGAGGGAAACCCAACTGTATTTGGTGGAGTTGGTGAAATCATGTTCGGTATGCCTCTTGAGGGAGAAATGCTTGAATCATTTACAGGAGAGTTTGGTAATATGATTGCAGGTAATTTGTCTACACAACTTTCTCAACAAGGGATCAATATTGATATTACACCTCCTACAGTGTTAGTTGGTCAAACAAAAATCTACGGCTTTGAAAAAGCCTTTAGAGTTCCCATTCAAGTGGAAGCGATGGGAGAAATGCAAATCATTTTAATGATTGAAATGTAA
- a CDS encoding cytochrome c oxidase subunit 2A produces MPKTELQNQKTKIESEPSLKGALASVMLLGFFLIITWLGVYFLFVDRL; encoded by the coding sequence ATGCCGAAAACTGAGCTTCAAAATCAAAAAACTAAAATAGAAAGTGAGCCTTCATTAAAAGGAGCGTTAGCTTCAGTAATGTTGTTGGGTTTCTTTCTAATCATTACTTGGTTGGGAGTTTATTTTTTATTTGTAGACCGCTTATAG
- a CDS encoding cytochrome c oxidase subunit II yields the protein MHMHKFEKIWLLFGVGTLLVFLTVIGISAFYLGNQPPSCLTTIDPEKVDQTAPFDNPGLVQIGDNEYQLTFVASAFSYSPTKVQVPKGAKVKIVATTKDVIHGFEIAGTNANMMLEPGYISEVTTTFDEVGEYLVLCNEYCGIGHTSMTATIEVVE from the coding sequence ATGCACATGCACAAGTTTGAAAAAATATGGTTGTTATTTGGAGTTGGAACTCTACTTGTCTTCTTAACTGTTATAGGTATTAGCGCATTTTATTTAGGAAACCAACCTCCTAGTTGTTTAACAACAATTGATCCAGAAAAGGTTGACCAAACAGCACCATTTGATAATCCAGGGTTAGTACAAATCGGTGACAATGAATATCAATTAACATTTGTTGCTTCTGCATTTAGTTACTCTCCAACAAAAGTACAAGTACCAAAGGGTGCGAAAGTAAAAATCGTTGCTACAACGAAAGATGTTATTCACGGCTTTGAAATAGCAGGTACAAATGCAAATATGATGCTTGAACCTGGGTACATAAGCGAAGTAACAACTACGTTTGATGAAGTTGGAGAGTATTTAGTTTTATGTAATGAATATTGTGGAATAGGTCATACTAGTATGACTGCAACAATCGAGGTGGTTGAATAA